One Megalobrama amblycephala isolate DHTTF-2021 linkage group LG15, ASM1881202v1, whole genome shotgun sequence genomic window, TtaattaacaaagtgttgtaaatactataatatatactgtatactacAATtcactatagtatggttcaaaaacactagtatttactataaattactatagtattttttcacctggccTACAGTGACCTACAGTTTAAATCCCAGAGGACTGAAATCATTTATATTCTGCACATATATCTAAACTGTCTAATAAATATACTAAACTGTCACCTTTCATTGTCATTCAGTATCTCTGTATATGATATGACAATCTTATAATATTCTCTTTATCAAATgattcagtaacactttagtaaAGGGAACAAACTATTAACTAtatctttttttcctcaataaactcacaatttactgcttattaatagttagtaaggtagttgttaagtttaggattaagaatgtagaataaattcatgcagaataagacattaatatgtgtttaataagtactaataaacagtcaatagtctagtaatatgtgtgatAATAagaaactagttaaaagaccctaaaataaagtgttaccaaagaaTCTTATAAAACttgatttttaatattaaagcaCAGGCCTCATTAGATCAGCGTTAGGGTGAAATCACAGTGTTTTGTGCTCGAACTATATTGAGGGGAGGGGCGTGTTGCGCCTTGTGACGCGGTGCTGGTTTCTCTCAGGTCCTGTAAGCAAATGTAAAAGTCCTCCTAGTAAAACTTGTCCATCATTCTTTATCATCGTTTGATAGAGTTGTGTTAAACATGTCTGGAAGAGGCAAAGGCGGTAAGGGACTCGGAAAAGGAGGCGCCAAGCGTCACCGTAAAGTTCTGCGCGATAACATCCAGGGAATCACCAAACCCGCCATCCGTCGTCTCGCTCGCCGTGGCGGTGTCAAGCGCATCTCCGGTCTGATCTACGAGGAGACCCGCGGAGTGTTGAAGGTGTTTCTGGAGAACGTCATCCGCGATGCCGTCACCTACACCGAGCACGCCAAGAGAAAGACCGTGACCGCCATGGATGTTGTGTACGCGCTGAAGCGACAGGGACGCACTCTGTACGGCTTCGGAGGATAAACTTCTGAAACCAGAAACAACTACACCAACCCaacggctcttttaagagccacacactctctcacatgAAGAGCCATATAGGAATTTAATTGATAAAACGCTTTATTTCCTGGATTCAGCGAAAATGTTACTAAATATAAACTGTTTCACAGTAAAATATTGggattattagtgttttttcttttagttCTCTTTAATGATGATACCCAGAATATGTTCGTTTAAGTGGCGCATAAAGAccttttgtagtattacacaaTGTATAAAGATATAACTAACTTTAAATTAGATCAGAATGGGACTAAAGTTTGCAGAGttcaaaatacagaaaacattaacaaaacTAGTGTTTGTTTTACACATGAGCTTATATTTATTATTCGTGTAGTTCAACAGTTTCATGAATCAATGAAGTCTCGaggaaaaatgtttttaaaggatGTCTGACTGATAATGGTCTCTTTCCTCCAACACTCCCTCAATGGGTCTAAAGGGCTTTTAAAATCACACGATGGTTCACAATATTTAAGAATCGcttatttttttcaaactaataaaaaaaaaaactttgagcGGTTGGCGGCGGCGCATGTGATTGGCTCTCATTCCGCTCGTGATGCTTTGTGTTGTCCAATGAAATACGAGTTTATGGGTTTGGCCTATTAAAAGAGGCAATCAGAGAATTTCTGTATCTCTTTGAAAATTAGCATAGGGCGGTGAATAAATACCTCTGTGTCGCTTCTGTTTTCACAATGCTTTGTGAAGTTTGTGTTCAAAAAGCATCATGCCTGAACCAGCAAAGTCCGCGCCTAAGAAGGGCTCCAAGAAGGCCGTCACGAAGACCGCCGGTAAGGGAGGAAAGAAGCGCAAGAGGTCCAGGAAGGAGAGCTACGCTATCTACGTCTACAAAGTCCTGAAGCAGGTTCATCCTGACACCGGCATCTCTTCCAAGGCGATGGGCATCATGAACTCTTTCGTCAACGACATCTTCGAGCGCATCGCCGGTGAGTCGTCTCGTCTCGCTCACTACAACAAGCGCTCCACCATCACTTCTAGAGAGATCCAGACCGCCGTGCGTCTGCTGCTGCCCGGAGAGCTGGCCAAACACGCCGTGTCCGAGGGCACCAAGGCCGTCACCAAGTACACCAGCTCCAAGTAGAGATTCAACCGAGACTCTCAGCGAcccaaaggctcttttaagagccacccaACTTCTCCTTAAAGAGCTTCTGTTTGTAGGACTAAATGTGAGATGTATCGAAAAATTTAACTTGAAATGAGTGGGCTTTCTAAACTCTCGTGACTAATTTCATCCGTGTCTAATCCAAAGTTAGTTTTTGTCATTGTTCAGAGACCTGTTCGGCAAAATAACTATTTTAAGAACtttatagttattattttttaattatattaaacctgttgaatttattatttattgcgTTTAGGTAAACTAtggggtttggaatgacatggaTGAAGAAAAAAGGTTTTCAGTTTTGGACAAATTAAAGTACACACAGGTTGAAATCTCAATTTTAGCCCTGAAATGTTGTTACAAATCATgtactttttttattgttaaaacacttaaaatttTAAGCTCACTAGTAACTGTTGCTCCATCATGAGAAATCTGCATATTAGTGGAGATCAAGTTTACTATATGCTGTTGGGcataaacagtttaggacccttgacCAGATATGTCAAATGAAAGACCGGAAGTCAGAGATGCGATCAATTGAAGAaattttactgaagaatagtttgcagtttcatcagcagaagtcaGCTTCAGGTCTCACAAGGAGTTTGTAGGCCGCTCtgcatacattcacatttccacaacaattatactctaactgTGTCTACTAACTATGTCATTATTAAGGTAAAAATGATTCCGATTGGCTAAGAGAAGatagacaagattagaaatCTTCTacacatggacagatagtcagaagcGTATATCCATGCATCAGGATGCTGACGaggggaccctggatttagggACTAAATGTTCCTTCTGGGGTCATGAGGTGGCGTCTCTCAGTCTCCAGCCGAACTGCCAATTGTCAGGACCTGCACAGAATATTAGCACACAgattcacatatatatatagtgaagaGGCAAGGGAATTTTGAAGCATGTGATTATAAGGTTCATTACTGTAGACAGGAACATTTGGGCCTAGTTAAGTTGAATTCTGATTCATAGTAATAGTTATTATTTTAGTGAAATTCTCTCGCCAGGAGGGTGTTTTTACAATAAAGTCTGATAAATCTTTCAGTCTTTGGATTTCTCATTGTCAGCTTATTATGGACTAATGCCCTGCAGctgtctgaaaatgttttttttttaatgaaatatcttCCAACTAACCTGTCAAATGATGACGACTGAAGCATCTAAAGGCagaaacacaccaagccgacggtcggctgtcgggcagtttttgttcggcgaccgactaagttttctcagtgtgttccacatcGTCAGcttttttttcggccgattcgaatttgaaatgttgaatcggcgttggagctcgtcggtccatcgggccatctgatcattctgattggctgttcagctactgccacctgctggtatggaaaggcatttcatcttacgcaggcgcagaatggacgagctacttggccgtcggctgtctagcgttggtttggtgtgtcaggccaactttggacacagacgctgctgacgtgagcCCACCCctcagtctgctttcatcggCACTAGTTCGTCaccgttggcttggtgtgttcctgccttaagacTGAAGGACAATAATGAGAACTCTGAATATTATTGGAGCAGCTATTATGATGCTTAATGAAAGAAATCAAGTTGACAAACGTTGGTGATAATATAGCATATTGAGAGGTTTATAAACATTTTGAGAAagccggtcatttttgacctcAAACACCACAAGTGTGACTTAGTGCCATTTTAGTCAGGGTATCttccgttcattcatgttttgatttgatattgaaatcagaaaaatgagaaaaccgcacattttttcgtttttcatttttaaaatgaaaacgaaaaaacaaaaaactggcttgatttttcttttttcgttctggggttgaaaacaaataagcagttttaaaattcgatctctacatgtgggcgggaatgaaacgcctctttccgctgattggtcacgGAGACGTCAAACCATGTCTTCGTCAGTTGTTCATCGGTTCagctcaacagaataaaagtccctcgctCTACAGCTGTACGGATTCTTAACGCGTTTATTCTACATTTAATCTCGTTctattgaaatattaatttactttgctGCTGCACACAATTACCCCCATTCTACAACGTTAGCACACTGCCTGTTTTACTGAAGTGACCAACTATAAAAATCTAGCGAAGCTGCTCAACGCATGGTCAGCGAATGTATAGGCATACATTGAATTAAAAAGTGCAAATCAGTAGCCGATGAAAATATGCAGCAgtcataacttttgttttagaCAACACCCTGAGTTTTGGACATGGgatgaatttgaaatatgacagatatgaaaatatattacatgcTATTAGTTCATCAAAGCGGTGCTATAGAGAGATGGGCGTAAAATGCGAATTGGATGATTTGATGACGGAGGTGAACTCGTTTATGCCAATTTGAAATAGGCtatcacacatttaaaaaaagtaaaataaataaagggaaaaatgttaaaacagtgtTAAAAAATAACCATTATAGTGCTCTCTTAAGAAGATATCAATTATACTTTAtcaatattaggctatatatcaaaaccctgaaataacaCTAACAGTAATGAGATAAAGAGTATttttatagcctatttattgtcatctgtctgtgtcagaaattaactgtaattgatttaattgattttcaGGGGATTTTGGGATTTtttcctaatcttattaaatatgtatgctTTCTTTTATGTTAAGTTCTTAAATTTAGTcaattaaattagaataatatGACGCTATAGGTTGTTACCAGTTAAATCAGTATCAACCAAAGGCTTGCAGAGGTGTCAAAGAAGCACCACCTGAAGTTGCTTTTAGATTTACGAGTTGTTAGATTGCTCAGAGAGGGCAGTATATGTGTAGGAATTAAAGTTTAGTCGGCAGAGAAATTAAAACACCGGTTTGTGTGACATTCATTAATACTCAATATTaatgaataatgaaataaactcagaatattgccttaaacaaaagttataactttaagaaaaggaaaaaaaatagcatgttgcctatatatatatatatatatatatatatatatatatatatatatatatatatatatatatatatatatatatatatatatatatatatatatatatatgatacacAAGGATAACTGaatatttgacatttgacatgtcCTACACTtctctatgaaaaaaaaaaaaaaaaaaaaaaaatagaaacaaaatagAATTGGCATAATATTCATAGCCTATCTATCATTTCATATCCATCCCATGTTGTCtaaaacaaaagacatttttacactCAATGTTTCAAAGATGTAGGCTGGGGGTAGGCTAGTTGTGTGAGgctgcaaagtaaattaatatttatgagataAACTAATATTTCTCATGATGAATTAATGTCTACACAGAATTAAGCCCCGACTCGAACGATTTGTGTCAAGCCATTCACTAGTCTGGCTATTTGATGAGAAAGACATTAAATGTAGAATAAACGCGTTAAGAATCCGTACAGCTGTAGagcgagggacttttattctgttgagctgaaccgatgaacaactgatgacgacatggtttgacgtctccttgaccaatcagcggaaagaggcgtttcattcccgcccacatgtagagatcgaattttcaaactgcttatttgtttccaaccccagaacgcaaaaaagaaaaatcaagccagttttttgttttttaaaaatgaaaaacgaaaaaatgtgcggttttctcatttttctgatttcaatatcaaatcaaaacatgaatgaacggaagataccctgattcattttgtacaaaataaaagcatttcaaaacaaGTTTCCTAGttggtccgtgtacgttttgatagtttgttttccaatttgaaatgaaatacgcagaaacgagaaaatggtcgtttcccgttttttcgtttgttaaaaaaaccgGAAAAACGatattttgactcgattttcgttttttcgggtcaTGGATAGAAAATGGaaacgacttcaaaactcgttttccacatgtgggcggtcattacacgcccctttcagccgattggtcaatcaaatctgagccagtgacgtcatcttcagttcgttcaacaaaataacagtcctctgccgctatatcagtagctgtcataaatcggcttccttctgtgcaacctaacgcgtatttcacagaaatatttatttcagaaatgataatcagcacacagactgttgtaatgctgtttgtagtttaatatgcatAGTGAATATGCATATTTGAAACTGCACTACCCACACAGAGGAGCGGATGAaaagctcaaaaaaaaaaaaactacaggtttttttttattctattttgaataaatagaataaatcacaataaataagtagtgtaagcaattttgaaaaacgaacaatagctcatctctctttatttat contains:
- the LOC125246622 gene encoding histone H2B: MPEPAKSAPKKGSKKAVTKTAGKGGKKRKRSRKESYAIYVYKVLKQVHPDTGISSKAMGIMNSFVNDIFERIAGESSRLAHYNKRSTITSREIQTAVRLLLPGELAKHAVSEGTKAVTKYTSSK